The following proteins come from a genomic window of Salvia hispanica cultivar TCC Black 2014 chromosome 4, UniMelb_Shisp_WGS_1.0, whole genome shotgun sequence:
- the LOC125217585 gene encoding uncharacterized protein LOC125217585 has protein sequence MATLKNLTANGWKADNGFRTDYLMRAREAIKREFPNTDIMPHLHIYSKITTWKRQYNSLKMMLNLSGIGFNSDGTYKIECDDEQWHQFVKKYRHAKYMRNKSWPQFEDWMEVFGKDRADGERRVDVGAAVGQIYRHREEVPADDSQSHPMTWRSCFDEVFPEGVLPEMIDESQSVTDGGFSGRRYWCRSRARGEHRRYNRYWIRYWFRCCYEIAQKGCEEAQNRRQDGRSHISNGSDTHRHKRAPKRDIFKDWVRVRS, from the exons ATGGCCACGTTGAAGAATTTGACGGCGAATGGGTGGAAAGCCGACAATGGTTTCCGTACTGATTACCTAATGCGGGCGAGGGAGGCGATCAAGCGTGAATTTCCTAATACGGACATCATGCCACACCTGCACATATATTCGAAGATAACAACTTGGAAGAGGCAATACAATTCCCTCAAGATGATGCTGAATCTTAGCGGTATTGGATTCAATTCGGATGGCACTTATAAAATAGAGTGTGATGATGAGCAGTGGCATCAGTTTGTGAAG AAATACAGGCATGCGAAATATATGCGTAACAAATCTTGGCCTCAATTTGAAGACTGGATGGAGGTTTTTGGAAAGGATAGGGCTGATGGAGAAAGGAGAGTTGATGTTGGGGCTGCTGTCGGACAAATATATAGACATAGAGAGGAGGTACCTGCCGACGATAGTCAATCACACCCCATGACTTGGAGGAGCTGTTTTGATGAAGTTTTCCCAGAAGGAGTTTTACCCGAGATGATCGATGAGAGTCAGTCTGTTACCGATGGGGGGTTTAGCGGGCGCAGGTATTGGTGCAGGAGTCGGGCCAGAGGGGAGCATAGGAGGTACAACAGGTACTGGATCCGGTACTGGTTCAGGTGCTGCTACGAAATTGCCCAAAAAGGATGCGAAGAAGCGCAAAATAGAAGACAAGATGGACGGAGTCATATCTCTAATGGGTCAGATACACACCGACACAAACGAGCGCCTAAAAGAGATATCTTCAAGGATTGGGTACGAGTTCGATCTTAG
- the LOC125220207 gene encoding uncharacterized protein LOC125220207 — MDFEVPQQDMFFYRDNGEVLFDGKIGIFPFTEQVPAKRNNKNRCAGTLETKPIASITKEVTKQCIINKVIPTIMEKWPEGKSKFITIQQDNAKPHIANHDPDFRAAATQNGFNIQLVQQPPNSPDTDVNDLGWFRAIQSLQLQTACNTIDDLVKAVEKSFHDLCPVTLDNVFLSLQSCMLEIMRLKGQNCYKIPHMGKASLRRSGQLPENLQVPLELFNECISYLRAEDSIEGLEYQGYRYVKTKVADCEDWCIYVLV; from the exons ATGGATTTTGAAGTTCCTCAACAAGATATGTTCTTCTACCGAG ACAATGGAGAGGTTCTATTTGATGGAAAAATAGGCATTTTCCCATTCACGGAACAAGTTCCAGcaaaaagaaacaacaaaaacagaTGTGCAGGTACTTTAGAGACTAAGCCTATTGCAAGCATCACCAAAGAGGTCACTAAGCAATGCATAATAAATAAG GTCATCCCAACTATAATGGAGAAATGGCCTGAAGGCAAAAGTAAGTTTATCACTATTCAACAAGACAATGCAAAACCACACATAGCAAATCATGACCCAGATTTTAGGGCTGCTGCCACTCAAAATGGTTTCAATATACAACTAGTGCAGCAACCCCCAAACTCGCCCGATACTGACGTTAATGATTTGGGTTGGTTTAGAGCAATACAATCATTGCAATTGCAGACTGCATGCAACACCATAGATGATTTAGTTAAGGCAGTGGAGAAGTCTTTCCATGACTTATGCCCTGTGACTCTAGACAATGTATTCCTATCATTGCAAAGTTGTATGCTAGAGATAATGAGGCTGAAGGGCCAGAATTGCTACAAAATTCCACACATGGGGAAAGCATCATTAAGGAGAAGTGGACAACTTCCTGAGAACTTACAAGTTCCACTAGAGTTGTTCAATGAATGCATTTCTTATCTCCGAGCAGAGGATAGCATTGAAGGATTGGAGTATCAGGGCTATAGGTATGTGAAGACAAAGGTTGCTGACTGTGAAGATTGGTGCATCTATGTTTTGGTATAA
- the LOC125224062 gene encoding uncharacterized protein LOC125224062, producing MLSYSNFEMHEDRRTRVWIPDFLSWGGCWIWLKLELQGSSFYLTLSLGYGGEKDFVSLRKRLELCTYIYILNSGVGWDLVKGCVQRANLLYWLLAKSVGSRFCAGHTEAVGARGAEVGAKNISQEVGRG from the exons ATGCTTTCCTATTCTAACTTTGAGATGCATGAAGATAGAAGGACGAGAGTGTGGATACCTGATTTCCTTTCTTGGGGTGGCTGTTGGATTTGGTTGAAGCTGGAGTTGCAAGGCAGCTCATTTTACCTAACACTCTCTCTTGGTTATGGTGGTGAAAAGGATTTTGTATCACTAAGGAAACGATTAGAGCTGtgcacctatatatatatactaaattCTGGAGTTGGTTGGGATTTGGTCAAGGGGTGTGTGCAGAGAGCAAATCTGCTCTATTGGCTTCTTGCTAAGTCTGTTGGGAGCAGATTTTGTGCAG GACACACTGAAGCTGTCGGTGCAAGAGGGGCTGAGGTTGGagctaaaaatatttcacag GAAGTGGGAAGGGGATAG